The DNA window GAAAGCTGAAAGtgatgaaaagaaaatagaaatattaataaatccaTATGATATACATGatatagaaaatgaaaataaatatgaagacactaatatgaatgatattataaatgataatgagGGTGGATTTCTTTTAGACAATGATGaggatgatgataataataatttatatattataaataataataatagtgttCCTAATGATTGCTTATCTTTGGATATTAAAGatgatatatttcatttagaTGATCAAGaagaatatacaaaaaaaataaatgagaaTTTTCAGAAAAATAAGaatgaatttatatttagtATAGAAAGGGTaatagaaaatgaagaagaagaaaatataaaaacagaaaaatgctttttatgtaataaaaaaaaaaaaaattataatgaaacattagttcatattaatatatatttatgtaaagaATGTAAAGCTTTAGATAGTAATTTTAGAATGATTTCATTaacaaaattaattaaaaaatattctttaaataCATATGATTTATCCAAATATGAAAAACAGCTAGCTTTATTATCTA is part of the Plasmodium sp. gorilla clade G2 genome assembly, chromosome: 7 genome and encodes:
- a CDS encoding DNA repair protein, putative, which produces MIHSDESQNDEEKVNYNNILFENNISDEIDYFDDRLPHINFYLKFQKKDFMQNFFDKVSKEQKAESDEKKIEILINPYDIHDIENENKYEDTNMNDIINDNEGGFLLDNDEDDDNNNLYIINNNNSVPNDCLSLDIKDDIFHLDDQEEYTKKINENFQKNKNEFIFSIERVIENEEEENIKTEKCFLCNKKKKNYNETLVHINIYLCKECKALDSNFRMISLTKLIKKYSLNTYDLSKYEKQLALLSTKNPRGYMKQMKLYFIFQIKEIALRKHGSLLTVKNLYNNKLLNINSSSSTNKINKTKKLIHKFKKTKTIFSKQVRNMEQLKIICEDNEHDFDIPVCINQNDNTYNKKCKKCSYCVEYMQF